A section of the Thauera chlorobenzoica genome encodes:
- a CDS encoding lipopolysaccharide biosynthesis protein, with amino-acid sequence MSFGLLRAVGWQALGAGLCAGVSFGLLLLLGRVLGTEAFGVYVLLLNLGTLGLVLIEAGWPTLLYRAGVRGGAAGRELRGLMANALLHVLVVAAGLAVAAFVLGGGRGAALSAALACMGGVAVMNLVSGRMRAAGSFGVEAAWQSAGRLVSAGLIVLVVSGLAWRELGWIFAAWALGLVVVIALWGRAWLVWPSAAGASAAYRRVWPFLLMGGLAMWLLKGDVVLLGGWRGGLVDAQDLSFYAAGTRLTEACLLLAAPLGNVLLGRFSQLGSMGAMGEGGSMAGRGQLRRLSGWLTVGLFAMGAVVVAITAASGEWLMTRMFGEAFASAGALLPWVLGMLPFALGNVVLVPLLNSLECERGLAVCMAAGGAVLLLAMPWMAMAWGVRGGALGVMLAHAVVFVTGWGLAWEAMAADAGKKA; translated from the coding sequence ATGAGCTTCGGTTTGCTACGCGCGGTGGGGTGGCAGGCGCTGGGGGCGGGGCTTTGCGCCGGGGTGTCGTTCGGCTTGCTGCTGCTGCTGGGGCGGGTGCTGGGCACCGAGGCCTTCGGCGTTTACGTGCTCTTGCTCAATCTGGGCACGCTGGGCCTGGTTTTGATCGAGGCGGGCTGGCCGACCCTGCTGTATCGCGCCGGCGTGCGGGGTGGCGCGGCGGGCCGCGAGCTGCGTGGGCTGATGGCGAATGCGCTGCTGCATGTCCTGGTGGTGGCCGCGGGGCTGGCGGTGGCGGCGTTCGTGCTTGGCGGCGGTCGCGGTGCGGCCTTGTCCGCAGCGCTGGCCTGCATGGGTGGCGTCGCAGTGATGAACTTGGTTTCGGGCCGGATGCGTGCGGCGGGCTCGTTCGGGGTGGAGGCCGCGTGGCAGAGCGCGGGGCGCCTGGTGTCCGCGGGCCTGATCGTGCTGGTTGTGTCGGGCCTGGCGTGGCGGGAACTGGGCTGGATCTTCGCGGCCTGGGCGCTGGGCTTGGTGGTGGTGATCGCGCTGTGGGGGCGCGCGTGGCTGGTGTGGCCGTCGGCTGCGGGTGCGAGCGCGGCGTATCGCCGGGTGTGGCCCTTCCTGCTGATGGGCGGGCTGGCGATGTGGCTACTGAAGGGGGATGTGGTGCTGCTGGGTGGCTGGCGCGGCGGCCTCGTCGATGCGCAGGACCTGTCGTTCTACGCTGCGGGTACCCGTCTGACCGAGGCCTGCCTGCTGCTCGCCGCGCCCTTGGGCAATGTGCTGCTGGGGCGGTTCAGCCAGTTGGGGAGCATGGGCGCGATGGGCGAAGGTGGCAGCATGGCGGGCCGGGGGCAGCTGCGGAGGCTGTCCGGTTGGCTGACGGTGGGGCTTTTCGCGATGGGGGCGGTGGTGGTGGCGATCACGGCAGCGAGCGGCGAATGGCTGATGACCCGGATGTTTGGCGAGGCTTTTGCTTCGGCGGGCGCGCTGTTGCCCTGGGTGCTCGGGATGCTGCCCTTCGCCTTGGGTAACGTCGTGCTGGTGCCCTTGTTGAACAGCCTGGAGTGCGAGCGCGGGCTGGCGGTGTGCATGGCGGCCGGGGGGGCGGTGTTGTTGCTGGCCATGCCGTGGATGGCGATGGCCTGGGGCGTGCGGGGCGGTGCGCTGGGGGTGATGTTGGCGCACGCGGTGGTTTTTGTTACGGGTTGGGGGCTGGCCTGGGAGGCGATGGCGGCAGATGCGGGAAAAAAGGCCTGA
- a CDS encoding type II toxin-antitoxin system HipA family toxin gives MLKVWADKVLSGRLDRAAADSAGCVFAYDPGAGPREAVSLTMPLKLGGYEYPDGLHPVFQMNLPEGRLREVLERRFRKVMPGFQDLSLLQIVGPAQIGRLRYGEPGDLAEGGQATQSVAEILAYEGSEDLFADLVERFAASSGISGVQPKVLVRDERAWSLSGDGRRSLTVRGATHIIKTWDEDEFPELAANEFYCLQVAARAGLAVPGHALSENGRFLVVERFDLDADGQYLGFEDTCVLQGLPVKAKYDGSYEGLAKTLACFVTPTARVQTLEFLFRLLAVCCAVRNGDAHLKNFGVVYAAPGMPVTCAPAYDIVTTQVYLPRDVMALMLDGRKSWPSAKVLTRFAQGHCGLDPTRAREILCEVADAVADIGAGMLAEAKQREGFAPVAREMRRIWDQGVKRSLVQEA, from the coding sequence ATGCTGAAAGTGTGGGCGGACAAGGTCTTGAGCGGTCGACTCGATCGTGCGGCGGCGGATTCTGCTGGCTGTGTTTTCGCCTACGATCCGGGTGCGGGTCCGCGCGAGGCCGTTTCGCTGACCATGCCGCTCAAGCTTGGTGGTTACGAGTATCCGGATGGACTCCATCCTGTGTTCCAGATGAACCTTCCGGAAGGGCGGCTGCGTGAAGTGCTGGAGCGGCGCTTTCGCAAGGTTATGCCCGGGTTTCAGGATCTCTCCTTGCTCCAGATCGTGGGTCCGGCGCAGATCGGTCGCCTGCGATACGGCGAGCCTGGAGACCTTGCCGAGGGTGGGCAGGCCACGCAAAGCGTGGCGGAGATTTTGGCCTATGAGGGCTCTGAAGACCTGTTCGCCGACCTTGTCGAGCGCTTCGCCGCGTCGAGCGGCATCTCTGGTGTCCAGCCCAAAGTGCTGGTGCGTGATGAGCGCGCGTGGTCGTTGTCGGGTGACGGGCGGCGCAGCCTGACCGTACGCGGCGCCACCCATATCATCAAGACCTGGGATGAAGACGAGTTTCCCGAGCTGGCCGCAAACGAGTTCTATTGTCTGCAGGTGGCGGCGCGGGCCGGCTTGGCGGTGCCCGGACATGCCTTGTCTGAAAACGGACGATTCCTGGTGGTCGAGCGTTTCGATCTCGATGCCGATGGGCAGTACCTCGGCTTCGAGGATACCTGTGTTTTGCAAGGGTTGCCGGTCAAGGCAAAGTACGATGGCAGTTACGAGGGGCTCGCAAAAACGCTTGCCTGCTTCGTGACCCCGACCGCGCGTGTGCAGACGCTCGAATTCCTGTTCCGTCTGCTTGCGGTGTGCTGTGCGGTGCGCAATGGCGATGCGCACCTGAAGAATTTCGGGGTGGTGTATGCCGCGCCCGGCATGCCCGTAACCTGTGCCCCCGCCTACGATATCGTCACCACACAGGTTTATTTGCCGCGGGATGTGATGGCGCTGATGCTGGATGGCCGTAAATCCTGGCCGAGTGCGAAGGTGCTGACGCGGTTTGCTCAAGGCCACTGCGGGCTCGACCCCACGCGTGCGCGTGAGATCCTGTGCGAGGTGGCAGATGCAGTGGCGGATATCGGTGCCGGAATGCTGGCCGAGGCGAAACAGCGCGAAGGGTTTGCTCCGGTTGCAAGGGAAATGCGACGGATCTGGGACCAGGGTGTGAAGCGCAGTCTGGTACAAGAAGCCTAG
- a CDS encoding ATP-binding protein: MQPWGFYGRQRELADLRAILERGRWFFVQVSGRRRIGKTSLIQQALNQAGRQKRLYIQIPDSDPTGVLVACNDYLETFGINDRVRSLGELAQLIAKLAEQGYVIALDEFQYFSRKPLFDFCSLLQAEIDALSARADRVKGGLIVLGSLHAEMAALLEDRAAPLFNRSTDKLMLDHLDVASLLEMLDIHADCEPERLLFLWNLFEGVPKFYRDAYEQGVLNADRPALLRALFFSSSSPLKGEADNWFLREFRGRYDMLLQHIARHPGCTNADIEAAITNVSPQEGKQVGGYLKVLSERYAMIERRLPIFAKPKARSGRYYIRDNFLRSWLTALQRPVSAVHFSPEAQLIAQADQLLAEAEGSALEELAGRLYEETSRKGLSDFPLSERIKGYWDRAGIEIDLVAVSESTRRIRFGTCKRNPDKLFPSLANLRSNADAFIRHHTQYENWTIEYCAIAPRISPALEDKLAAEGVISQSLTDLWQPLLPTPQGHAGKPGSDPN; this comes from the coding sequence ATGCAACCTTGGGGCTTTTACGGTCGACAACGCGAACTTGCAGACCTGCGCGCAATTCTTGAGCGTGGGCGCTGGTTTTTCGTGCAGGTGTCGGGGCGGCGGCGCATCGGAAAGACCTCACTCATCCAGCAAGCGCTCAACCAGGCCGGGCGCCAAAAGCGGCTCTACATACAGATCCCGGACTCGGACCCCACGGGCGTATTAGTCGCCTGCAACGACTACCTTGAAACCTTTGGCATCAACGACCGTGTCCGCAGCCTTGGCGAACTCGCTCAGCTGATCGCAAAGCTTGCCGAACAAGGCTATGTCATCGCCTTGGACGAGTTTCAGTACTTCAGCCGTAAGCCCCTGTTCGACTTTTGCTCGCTGCTACAGGCCGAGATCGATGCCCTTTCGGCGCGCGCCGACCGCGTCAAAGGAGGGCTCATCGTTCTTGGCTCCCTGCACGCCGAAATGGCCGCCTTGCTCGAAGACCGTGCGGCCCCGCTTTTCAACCGCAGCACCGACAAGTTGATGCTGGACCACCTGGATGTCGCATCCCTGCTCGAGATGCTCGATATCCACGCCGACTGCGAGCCCGAGCGCCTGCTCTTTCTGTGGAACCTGTTCGAGGGCGTGCCTAAGTTCTATCGGGACGCCTACGAGCAAGGCGTGCTCAACGCCGACCGCCCGGCTTTGCTCCGCGCGCTGTTCTTCAGCAGCTCGTCGCCGCTCAAGGGAGAGGCAGACAACTGGTTTCTGCGCGAATTCAGGGGGCGCTACGACATGCTGCTCCAGCACATCGCGCGGCACCCCGGATGCACCAACGCTGATATCGAAGCCGCGATCACCAACGTATCCCCTCAAGAAGGGAAGCAGGTCGGTGGCTATCTCAAAGTGCTGAGCGAGCGTTACGCCATGATCGAGCGCCGCCTGCCCATCTTTGCCAAACCCAAGGCGCGCAGCGGTCGCTACTACATCCGCGACAACTTCCTCAGAAGTTGGCTGACCGCCCTGCAACGACCGGTTTCGGCAGTGCATTTCAGCCCGGAAGCACAGCTCATCGCCCAGGCGGATCAACTGCTGGCAGAAGCAGAGGGCTCGGCTCTGGAAGAGTTGGCAGGTCGGCTTTACGAAGAGACCAGCCGCAAAGGGCTGAGTGACTTCCCATTATCCGAGCGCATCAAGGGCTACTGGGATCGCGCCGGCATCGAGATCGACCTTGTTGCCGTCAGTGAAAGCACACGCCGCATCCGCTTCGGCACCTGCAAACGTAACCCCGACAAACTATTCCCTAGTCTCGCCAATCTGCGCAGCAACGCTGACGCCTTCATAAGACATCACACGCAGTATGAGAACTGGACGATCGAATACTGCGCGATCGCGCCACGGATCTCGCCTGCGCTTGAGGACAAGCTCGCCGCCGAAGGGGTGATCTCGCAGTCACTGACGGATCTTTGGCAGCCGCTGCTGCCCACACCCCAAGGCCACGCGGGAAAACCGGGGTCTGACCCCAATTAA
- the argJ gene encoding bifunctional glutamate N-acetyltransferase/amino-acid acetyltransferase ArgJ, producing MAVNLVTPHPADLKPVAGVRLGVAEAGIRKAGRRDLTVIELAAGSRVAGVFTKNRFCAAPVQVCKAHLPGGAVRALVINTGVANAGTGEPGLAHARATCAALARQIGVEAGQVLPFSTGVILEPLPVERLVAGLPGAVADLRADGWFDAAHAIMTTDTLAKAVSKQVSIGGRTVTLTGISKGAGMIRPNMATMLGFLACDAAVSQALLDALVKEAAELSFNSITVDGDTSTNDSFILIATGAAGNAEIADAGSADYRALRDAVVEVSIALAQAIVRDGEGATKFMTIAVESGRDRDECRKVAYAVAHSPLVKTAFFASDPNLGRILAAIGYAGIDDLDVSALRVWLGNPDESVLVAEHGGRAASYVEEAGARIMQHAELTVRIALGRGGAAATVWTCDFSYDYVKINADYRS from the coding sequence ATGGCCGTCAATCTCGTCACGCCGCACCCTGCCGACCTGAAACCCGTTGCCGGCGTGCGCCTGGGCGTCGCCGAGGCCGGCATCCGCAAGGCCGGTCGCCGCGATCTCACCGTGATCGAGCTTGCCGCGGGCAGCCGGGTCGCCGGCGTGTTCACAAAAAACCGCTTCTGCGCCGCGCCGGTGCAGGTGTGCAAGGCGCATCTGCCCGGTGGCGCGGTCCGCGCGCTGGTGATCAACACCGGCGTGGCCAACGCCGGCACCGGCGAGCCGGGCCTCGCCCATGCGCGCGCGACCTGTGCCGCGCTGGCGCGGCAGATCGGGGTCGAGGCCGGGCAGGTGCTGCCGTTTTCGACCGGCGTGATCCTCGAGCCGCTGCCGGTCGAGCGTCTGGTCGCCGGTCTGCCGGGGGCGGTTGCCGATCTGCGCGCCGACGGCTGGTTCGATGCCGCGCACGCGATCATGACCACCGACACCCTCGCCAAGGCGGTGTCGAAGCAGGTGTCGATCGGCGGGCGCACGGTGACGCTGACCGGAATCAGCAAGGGCGCGGGCATGATCCGGCCGAACATGGCGACCATGCTCGGCTTTCTCGCCTGCGACGCCGCGGTGTCGCAGGCGCTGCTCGATGCGCTGGTGAAGGAGGCGGCCGAGCTGTCCTTCAACAGCATCACCGTCGATGGCGACACCTCGACCAACGACTCCTTCATCCTGATCGCCACCGGCGCGGCCGGCAATGCCGAGATCGCCGATGCCGGCAGCGCCGACTACCGCGCCCTGCGCGATGCCGTGGTCGAGGTCTCGATCGCGCTCGCGCAGGCCATCGTGCGCGACGGCGAGGGTGCGACCAAGTTCATGACGATCGCGGTCGAAAGCGGCCGCGACCGCGACGAATGCCGCAAGGTCGCCTACGCGGTGGCGCATTCGCCGCTGGTGAAGACCGCCTTCTTCGCCTCCGACCCCAACCTCGGGCGCATCCTGGCGGCGATCGGCTACGCCGGCATCGACGACCTCGACGTGTCGGCACTGCGCGTGTGGCTGGGCAACCCGGACGAGTCGGTGCTGGTCGCCGAACACGGCGGGCGCGCCGCGTCCTACGTGGAAGAGGCGGGCGCGCGGATCATGCAGCACGCCGAACTGACCGTGCGCATCGCCCTCGGCCGCGGTGGCGCCGCGGCGACGGTGTGGACCTGCGACTTCTCCTACGACTACGTCAAGATCAACGCCGACTACCGGAGCTGA
- the secA gene encoding preprotein translocase subunit SecA, which produces MLSGLLKKIFGSRNDRLVRQYAQTVRKINALEAEISALSDEALRGKTAEFKQRVANGETLEALLPEAFAVVREAGKRVHGMRHFDVQLVGGMVLHNGKIAEMRTGEGKTLVATLPAYLNALAGKGVHVITVNDYLASRDAEWMGRIYGFLGLTTGCNLSRMSHAEKQAAYAADITYGTNNEFGFDYLRDNMVYAVNERVQRKLNFAIVDEVDSILIDEARTPLIISGQAEDHTELYLKMNQVAPLLKKQEGGLDDKDEVTEPGDYTVDLKAHQVLLTEQGHESAEQILVRMGLLTEGGGLYDPANILLVHHLYAALRAQALYHKDQHYVVQNGEVVIVDEFTGRLMPGRRWSDGLHQAVEAKEGVRIQAENQTLASITFQNYFRMYGKLAGMTGTADTEAFEFHSIYGLETVVIPTNKPTQRKDENDKVYRTAKEKWDAVIEDIRACVERGQPVLVGTTSIETNEFLSEVLKKAKVEHQVLNAKQHDSEAQIVAQAGRPGVVTIATNMAGRGTDIVLGGNIEKPVSLMREDTSLSPEEKEAKAVAMRAEWAGVHAQVIAAGGLHIIGTERHESRRIDNQLRGRSGRQGDPGSSRFYLSLEDPLMKIFAGERLNAIMVRLKMPEGEAIEHAMVTRSLESAQRKVEQRNFDIRKQLLEYDDVANDQRKVIYQQRNELLESEDISETIRAMRQGVVHDLFRRYVPADSVEEQWEIAALEQALQADCQLRVAVGEWIKAEPSLDDEALLERILQAGEEAYAAKVAIVDPAAWHQFERNVMLQSLDSHWREHLAALDHLRQGIHLRGYAQKNPKQEYKREAFELFEALLDTVRVDVTRILMTVQIRTEAQLEAAEAPPQVENVQYRHADYDEALGNAEGGTQPPASAGPKVGRNDPCPCGSGKKYKHCHGKLS; this is translated from the coding sequence ATGCTCTCCGGCCTGCTCAAGAAAATCTTCGGTAGTCGCAATGACCGCCTCGTCCGCCAGTACGCTCAGACCGTGCGCAAGATCAATGCGCTCGAGGCGGAGATTTCCGCCCTCTCCGATGAGGCGCTGCGCGGCAAGACCGCGGAGTTCAAGCAGCGCGTGGCCAATGGCGAGACGCTCGAGGCGCTCCTCCCCGAAGCCTTCGCGGTGGTGCGCGAAGCCGGCAAGCGGGTGCATGGCATGCGCCACTTCGACGTCCAGCTCGTCGGCGGCATGGTGCTGCACAACGGCAAGATCGCCGAAATGCGCACCGGCGAGGGCAAGACCCTGGTCGCGACCTTGCCCGCCTATCTGAACGCGCTGGCGGGCAAGGGCGTGCATGTGATCACGGTGAACGACTACCTCGCCAGCCGCGACGCCGAGTGGATGGGGCGGATCTATGGCTTTCTCGGGCTGACCACCGGCTGCAACCTGTCGCGCATGTCGCATGCCGAGAAGCAGGCGGCCTATGCGGCGGACATCACCTACGGGACCAACAACGAATTCGGCTTCGACTACCTGCGCGACAACATGGTGTATGCCGTGAATGAGCGCGTGCAGCGCAAGCTGAACTTCGCCATCGTCGACGAGGTGGACTCGATCCTGATCGACGAGGCGCGCACGCCGCTGATCATTTCCGGCCAGGCCGAGGACCACACCGAGCTCTACCTGAAGATGAACCAGGTCGCGCCGCTGCTGAAAAAGCAGGAAGGCGGACTCGACGACAAGGACGAGGTCACCGAGCCGGGCGACTACACGGTGGATCTGAAGGCCCACCAGGTGCTGCTGACCGAGCAGGGTCACGAGAGCGCCGAGCAGATCCTGGTGCGGATGGGGCTGCTGACCGAAGGCGGCGGCCTGTACGATCCGGCCAATATCCTGCTGGTGCACCACCTGTATGCCGCGCTGCGTGCCCAGGCGCTGTACCACAAGGACCAGCACTACGTGGTGCAGAACGGCGAGGTCGTCATCGTCGACGAATTCACCGGCCGCCTGATGCCCGGCCGGCGCTGGTCCGACGGTCTGCACCAGGCGGTCGAGGCGAAGGAAGGGGTGCGCATCCAGGCCGAGAACCAGACCCTGGCCTCGATCACCTTCCAGAACTACTTCCGCATGTACGGCAAGCTCGCCGGGATGACCGGCACCGCCGACACCGAGGCCTTCGAGTTCCATTCGATCTATGGCCTCGAGACGGTGGTCATTCCCACCAACAAGCCGACCCAGCGCAAGGACGAGAACGACAAGGTCTATCGCACCGCGAAGGAGAAGTGGGACGCGGTGATCGAGGACATCCGCGCCTGCGTCGAGCGCGGCCAGCCGGTGCTGGTGGGCACGACCTCGATCGAGACCAACGAGTTTCTTTCCGAGGTGCTGAAGAAGGCGAAGGTCGAGCATCAGGTGCTCAACGCCAAGCAGCACGACAGCGAAGCGCAGATCGTCGCCCAGGCCGGCCGCCCGGGCGTGGTCACGATCGCCACCAACATGGCGGGCCGCGGCACCGACATCGTGCTCGGCGGCAACATCGAGAAGCCGGTTTCGCTCATGCGCGAGGACACGTCGCTATCGCCGGAAGAAAAGGAAGCGAAGGCCGTGGCGATGCGTGCCGAATGGGCCGGGGTGCACGCGCAGGTGATTGCCGCCGGCGGCCTCCACATCATCGGCACCGAGCGCCACGAGTCGCGCCGCATCGACAACCAGCTGCGCGGGCGTTCCGGGCGCCAAGGCGACCCCGGCTCCAGCCGCTTCTACCTGTCGCTGGAAGATCCGCTGATGAAGATCTTCGCCGGCGAGCGCCTGAACGCGATCATGGTGCGGCTGAAGATGCCCGAAGGCGAGGCGATCGAGCACGCGATGGTGACCCGTTCGCTGGAGTCGGCGCAGCGCAAGGTCGAGCAGCGCAACTTCGACATCCGCAAGCAGCTCCTCGAGTACGACGACGTCGCCAACGATCAGCGCAAGGTCATCTACCAGCAGCGCAACGAACTGCTCGAAAGCGAAGACATCTCCGAGACCATCCGCGCGATGCGCCAGGGCGTGGTGCACGACCTCTTCCGCCGCTACGTGCCCGCCGACAGCGTCGAGGAGCAATGGGAGATCGCCGCGCTGGAGCAGGCCCTGCAAGCCGACTGCCAGCTCAGGGTGGCGGTGGGCGAATGGATCAAGGCCGAGCCCAGCCTCGATGACGAAGCCCTTCTCGAACGCATCCTCCAGGCCGGCGAGGAAGCCTACGCCGCCAAGGTGGCGATCGTCGATCCGGCGGCGTGGCACCAGTTCGAACGCAACGTCATGCTGCAGAGCCTGGATTCGCATTGGCGCGAGCACCTCGCCGCGCTCGACCACCTGCGCCAGGGCATCCACCTGCGCGGCTATGCACAGAAGAACCCGAAGCAGGAATACAAGCGTGAGGCCTTCGAGCTGTTCGAAGCTCTGCTCGACACCGTACGCGTCGACGTCACCCGGATCCTGATGACGGTGCAGATCCGCACCGAAGCCCAGCTCGAAGCGGCCGAAGCGCCGCCGCAGGTCGAGAACGTGCAGTACCGGCATGCCGACTACGACGAGGCGCTGGGCAACGCCGAGGGTGGCACGCAGCCGCCGGCCAGCGCCGGACCCAAGGTCGGCCGCAACGACCCTTGCCCCTGCGGCTCGGGCAAGAAGTACAAGCACTGCCACGGCAAGCTGAGCTGA
- a CDS encoding helix-turn-helix domain-containing protein — protein sequence MDVIKIGSTVREMRQARGLTQQEVARLAGVGRTSLSQLENGRIGDIGIRKLLRVCAVLGLELQAVPESRLPTLDDLLAARGRR from the coding sequence ATGGATGTGATCAAAATCGGCTCAACAGTGCGAGAGATGCGACAGGCGCGGGGGCTCACGCAGCAAGAGGTGGCGCGTCTTGCAGGCGTGGGGCGCACCAGTCTGTCCCAACTGGAGAACGGCCGTATCGGCGACATCGGCATTCGCAAGCTGCTCCGCGTCTGCGCAGTGCTGGGGCTCGAGCTGCAGGCGGTGCCCGAGAGCCGTCTGCCGACGCTGGACGATCTGCTGGCGGCACGCGGGAGGCGTTGA
- a CDS encoding DUF721 domain-containing protein: MSQPLRRFLSSGDALAKLQDHAGRLRRLQGALESALPVQLASQYRVGNLIGDELVVFAQSGAAAVRLKQMVPSVIEQLRMAGHAIRSIRVKILSPDTASGHDHPAAVRNLSVTARDHLTDFAASLPADSELRKSIEHLARRARTQ, encoded by the coding sequence ATGAGCCAACCTCTCCGACGTTTTCTAAGCAGCGGCGATGCCCTTGCAAAACTGCAGGATCACGCCGGCCGGCTGCGCCGCTTGCAAGGGGCTCTCGAGTCAGCACTGCCCGTCCAGCTGGCGTCGCAGTACCGCGTCGGAAACCTCATCGGCGACGAACTTGTGGTCTTCGCCCAGTCGGGCGCGGCCGCAGTGCGCCTCAAGCAGATGGTCCCGAGCGTCATCGAGCAGCTGCGCATGGCCGGTCACGCCATCCGCAGCATCAGGGTCAAGATCCTCAGCCCCGACACTGCGTCCGGCCACGACCACCCGGCCGCAGTGCGCAACCTGTCCGTCACCGCCCGCGACCATCTCACCGATTTCGCCGCCTCGCTGCCAGCCGACTCCGAGCTGCGCAAATCGATCGAGCACCTCGCCCGGCGCGCCAGGACACAATGA
- a CDS encoding Wzz/FepE/Etk N-terminal domain-containing protein, whose amino-acid sequence MQSTPNNPPAYEDDEIDLRQLVSVLWKQKLLIVGAGVLCAGLGVGASLLSTKYAAEGLFLTPGVSATNYKRFVSVFSNGPRLQQYLQDTGVLATRDGALLFGLAENQDRLVETLRPEFAFTDKDQKAFGVRVAADEEPGAMIGVRIQFSHKEPTGGTPIILLAEYVRDTVIRANFEDILLTLCADFRTREQELRNAQLSNDFAITQEERRAATLREIIARNPEAAVSDNRQIVSLEKGSERFLSPAAQLVASEIQIADMKLAEVRRERERTASALKRDYYCQAQQALQQPTTGPAFLQGLPNIQAAAFQGQDKSVDIIEQTWNELDVERATWTNTYLQSMRFVASPEGTEVKERKPGLALGLVLGGLLGGMLGVFGALVRAWWRGDGGEKGEKTGV is encoded by the coding sequence ATGCAATCCACGCCCAACAACCCGCCCGCCTACGAAGACGACGAAATCGACCTGCGCCAACTGGTCTCGGTACTGTGGAAGCAGAAGCTGCTCATCGTGGGCGCAGGCGTCCTCTGCGCGGGCTTGGGCGTGGGCGCGAGCCTGCTCTCAACCAAGTACGCCGCCGAGGGCCTCTTCCTCACCCCTGGAGTCTCTGCGACCAACTACAAGCGCTTTGTCAGCGTATTCTCCAACGGCCCCCGCCTGCAGCAATACCTGCAGGACACCGGGGTGCTGGCGACGCGCGACGGAGCGCTGCTCTTCGGTCTCGCGGAAAATCAGGACAGGCTCGTCGAAACCCTCAGGCCCGAGTTCGCCTTCACCGACAAGGACCAGAAGGCCTTCGGTGTCAGGGTCGCTGCTGACGAAGAACCGGGCGCCATGATCGGCGTGCGCATCCAGTTCTCGCACAAGGAGCCCACCGGCGGCACCCCCATCATCCTGCTCGCCGAATACGTGCGCGACACCGTGATCCGGGCGAATTTCGAGGACATTTTGCTTACCCTCTGCGCCGACTTCCGCACCCGCGAACAGGAGTTACGCAACGCCCAGCTCAGCAACGACTTCGCCATCACCCAGGAAGAGCGCCGCGCCGCCACCCTGCGCGAGATCATCGCCCGCAACCCCGAAGCTGCCGTCAGCGACAACCGCCAGATCGTCTCGCTGGAAAAAGGCAGCGAGCGCTTCCTCTCCCCCGCCGCGCAACTCGTCGCGTCCGAGATCCAGATCGCCGACATGAAGCTCGCCGAAGTGCGCCGCGAGCGCGAGCGCACCGCCAGCGCGCTCAAGCGCGACTACTACTGCCAGGCCCAGCAGGCGCTGCAGCAGCCCACCACCGGCCCCGCCTTCCTTCAGGGCCTGCCGAACATCCAGGCCGCTGCCTTCCAGGGCCAGGACAAGTCGGTCGACATCATCGAGCAGACCTGGAACGAACTCGACGTCGAGCGTGCAACCTGGACCAACACCTACCTGCAGTCCATGCGCTTCGTCGCCTCACCCGAAGGCACCGAGGTCAAGGAACGCAAGCCGGGCCTGGCGCTCGGCCTGGTGCTCGGCGGGCTGCTGGGCGGCATGCTTGGGGTGTTCGGCGCGCTGGTGCGGGCGTGGTGGCGCGGGGACGGAGGCGAGAAAGGCGAGAAAACCGGGGTCTGA
- a CDS encoding VanZ family protein, with protein MLPRHPWRHAEHTHLTHTGLSPGWLAAALIYFGVATLAHLQISLWIVKKRSGASGDFAIKDFMPEAALAGAALLLGWLAFKAWKTPRAWPELALWLLLGLGVGLVDRFLTFSAPEYAHYPQFALLAWLLARALDPTRSRHIPGRILFWTTLLGAIDELIQYLWITISYSEYLDFNDILVNMLGGAAGVLIYYGFSRPHQLPASRPPRLELFTALVLSSIIMLSVHTERVITTPKVKVPAGGFVRDKGEAATLRFYLQRTVPPRYASYNQSPYRGQYWILDPASGIALTLLGGVLFGVLVRQAIQIRPD; from the coding sequence ATGCTTCCCCGTCATCCTTGGCGCCATGCCGAACACACCCACCTCACCCACACCGGACTCAGCCCCGGCTGGCTTGCGGCCGCACTCATCTACTTCGGCGTGGCCACCCTGGCGCATCTGCAGATTTCGCTGTGGATCGTCAAGAAACGCAGCGGCGCCAGCGGCGACTTCGCGATCAAGGACTTCATGCCCGAGGCTGCGCTCGCTGGTGCCGCACTGCTGCTCGGCTGGCTCGCATTCAAAGCCTGGAAGACGCCACGGGCATGGCCCGAGTTGGCACTCTGGCTGCTGCTGGGCCTCGGCGTCGGCCTGGTAGACCGGTTCCTCACCTTTTCGGCCCCGGAGTACGCGCACTACCCGCAATTCGCCTTGCTCGCATGGCTGCTCGCGCGCGCGCTGGACCCGACACGCTCACGACACATTCCCGGCCGGATCCTGTTCTGGACAACGCTGCTGGGCGCCATCGACGAGCTGATCCAATACCTCTGGATCACCATCAGCTACAGCGAATACCTGGACTTCAACGACATCCTGGTGAACATGCTGGGAGGTGCAGCGGGCGTGCTTATTTACTATGGGTTCAGCCGTCCGCATCAGCTCCCCGCCTCACGCCCGCCCCGCCTGGAACTGTTCACTGCACTCGTGCTGTCCAGCATCATCATGCTCAGCGTTCACACCGAACGCGTCATCACCACCCCGAAAGTCAAGGTGCCTGCCGGCGGCTTCGTGCGCGACAAAGGGGAGGCCGCCACGCTGCGCTTCTATCTTCAGCGCACAGTACCGCCCCGCTACGCCAGCTACAACCAGAGCCCCTACCGTGGCCAATACTGGATTCTCGACCCGGCAAGCGGTATTGCACTGACGCTGCTCGGTGGCGTCCTGTTCGGCGTACTCGTACGCCAAGCCATCCAGATCCGTCCAGACTAG